One Lemur catta isolate mLemCat1 chromosome 15, mLemCat1.pri, whole genome shotgun sequence genomic window carries:
- the PTGES3L gene encoding putative protein PTGES3L isoform X3 yields the protein MARQHAQTLWYDRPKYVFMKFCVEDSTDVHVLIEDHRIVFSCKNADGVELYNEIEFYAKVNSKDSQDKRSSRSITCFVRKWKEKVAWPRLTKEDIKLLKKVSTKRPPPTMDDLDDDSDSADATSN from the exons ATGGCACG GCAGCACGCCCAGACCCTGTGGTATGACAGGCCCAAGTATGTGTTCATGAAGTTTTGCGTTGAGGACAGCACTGATGTCCATGTGCTCATTGAGGACCACCGCATTGTGTTCAG CTGTAAGAATGCAGACGGAGTAGAGTTGTACAATGAGATTGAGTTCTATGCCAAGGTGAACTCCAAG GACTCCCAGGATAAGCGCTCTAGCCGCTCCATTACTTGCTTTGTGAGGAAATGGAAGGAGAAGGTGGCCTGGCCCCGGCTCACCAAGGAGGATATCAAG CTTTTGAAGAAGGTCAGCACCAAGAGACCACCCCCTACCATGGACGACCTGGAT GATGATTCTGACAGTGCTGATGCAACAAGTAACTAA
- the PTGES3L gene encoding putative protein PTGES3L isoform X1: MARQHAQTLWYDRPKYVFMKFCVEDSTDVHVLIEDHRIVFSCKNADGVELYNEIEFYAKVNSKDSQDKRSSRSITCFVRKWKEKVAWPRLTKEDIKPVWLSVDFDNWRDWEGDEEVELAHVEHYAELLKKVSTKRPPPTMDDLDDDSDSADATSN, encoded by the exons ATGGCACG GCAGCACGCCCAGACCCTGTGGTATGACAGGCCCAAGTATGTGTTCATGAAGTTTTGCGTTGAGGACAGCACTGATGTCCATGTGCTCATTGAGGACCACCGCATTGTGTTCAG CTGTAAGAATGCAGACGGAGTAGAGTTGTACAATGAGATTGAGTTCTATGCCAAGGTGAACTCCAAG GACTCCCAGGATAAGCGCTCTAGCCGCTCCATTACTTGCTTTGTGAGGAAATGGAAGGAGAAGGTGGCCTGGCCCCGGCTCACCAAGGAGGATATCAAG CCAGTGTGGCTGTCTGTGGACTTTGATAACTGGAGAGACTGGGAAGGGGATGAAGAGGTGGAGCTGGCTCATGTGGAGCATTATGCAGAG CTTTTGAAGAAGGTCAGCACCAAGAGACCACCCCCTACCATGGACGACCTGGAT GATGATTCTGACAGTGCTGATGCAACAAGTAACTAA
- the PTGES3L gene encoding putative protein PTGES3L isoform X2: protein MKFCVEDSTDVHVLIEDHRIVFSCKNADGVELYNEIEFYAKVNSKDSQDKRSSRSITCFVRKWKEKVAWPRLTKEDIKPVWLSVDFDNWRDWEGDEEVELAHVEHYAELLKKVSTKRPPPTMDDLDDDSDSADATSN, encoded by the exons ATGAAGTTTTGCGTTGAGGACAGCACTGATGTCCATGTGCTCATTGAGGACCACCGCATTGTGTTCAG CTGTAAGAATGCAGACGGAGTAGAGTTGTACAATGAGATTGAGTTCTATGCCAAGGTGAACTCCAAG GACTCCCAGGATAAGCGCTCTAGCCGCTCCATTACTTGCTTTGTGAGGAAATGGAAGGAGAAGGTGGCCTGGCCCCGGCTCACCAAGGAGGATATCAAG CCAGTGTGGCTGTCTGTGGACTTTGATAACTGGAGAGACTGGGAAGGGGATGAAGAGGTGGAGCTGGCTCATGTGGAGCATTATGCAGAG CTTTTGAAGAAGGTCAGCACCAAGAGACCACCCCCTACCATGGACGACCTGGAT GATGATTCTGACAGTGCTGATGCAACAAGTAACTAA
- the RUNDC1 gene encoding RUN domain-containing protein 1 isoform X1, producing the protein MAAVEAAAEPVTVVAAVEPKVKDEEEEEEESLPPCEAVRWAPVGAVAEAGPGAAAFVEEAAAEEPSAVPGSPPDSPGRTLRRLRAERRRLDSALLALSSHFAQVQFRLRQVVRGAPAEQQRLLRELEDFAFRGCPHVLGYEGPGNAASDEGDRLPGDQPRLRGQDQGLSEQEKQERLETQREKQKELILQLKTQLDDLETFAYQEGSYDSLPQSVVLERQRVIIDELIKKLDMNLNEDISSLSTEELRQRVDAAVAQIVNPARVKEQLVEQLKTQIRDLEMFINFIQDEVGSPLQTGDGHCECKVGGKTGNASTRTGSSRLPPGNSKTKAEDAKRVRESGLHLMRRALAVLQIFAVSQLGCATGQIPPTLWQRGQADRDYSPLLKRLEVSVDRVKQLALRHQPHDHVITSANLQELSLGGKDELTLAVRKELTVAVRDLLAHGLYASSPGMNLVMAPIACLLPAFSSAPEAMHPWELFVKYYHAKNGRAYVESPARKLSQSFALPVMGGTVVTPKQSLLTAIHMVLTEHDPFKRSADSELKALVCMALNEQRLVSWVNLICKSGSLIEPHYQPWSYMAHTGFESALNLLSRLSSLKFSLPVDLAVRQLKNIKDAF; encoded by the exons ATGGCGGCTGTCGAAGCGGCTGCGGAGCCGGTAACGGTGGTGGCGGCCGTTGAGCCAAAGGTGAAGGacgaagaggaggaggaagaggagtcgCTGCCACCTTGCGAGGCGGTGCGCTGGGCCCCGGTGGGGGCGGTGGCGGAGGCCGGGCCTGGGGCGGCTGCGTTTGTTGAAGAGGCGGCGGCCGAGGAGCCCAGCGCTGTCCCGGGCTCCCCGCCTGACTCGCCGGGCCGGACGCTGCGGCGGCTGCGGGCCGAGCGGCGGCGGCTGGACTCGGCGCTGCTCGCGCTGTCCTCGCACTTCGCGCAGGTGCAGTTTCGCCTGCGCCAAGTGGTCCGCGGGGCGCCGGCGGAGCAGCAGCGCCTCCTGCGCGAGCTCGAAGACTTCGCCTTCCGCGGCTGCCCTCACGTCCTGGGTTATGAGGGGCCTGGGAACGCCGCTAGCGACGAGGGCGACAGGCTGCCAGGGGACCAGCCAAGGTTGCGGGGCCAGGACCAG GGGTTG AGTGAGCAGGAAAAACAAGAACGTCTGGAAACCCAAAGGGAGAAGCAGAAGGAACTGATACTGCAGCTCAAGACCCAGCTAGATGACCTGGAAACGTTTGCCTATCAAGAGGGTAGTTATGACTCCCTGCCACAGTCTGTGGTCTTGGAAAGACAGCGG GTGATCATAGACGAGTTAATAAAGAAACTGGACATGAATCTGAATGAGGACATCAGTTCCCTGTCCACTGAAGAGCTTCGTCAGCGTGTGGATGCAGCAGTGGCGCAGATTGTTAACCCAGCCCGAGTCAAAGAACAGTTGGTTGAGCAGCTGAAAACTCAGATCCGAGACCTTGAGATGTTCATCAACTTCATCCAAG ATGAAGTAGGAAGCCCCTTGCAGACAGGTGATGGACACTGTGAGTGCAAGGTCGGTGGGAAGACAGGAAATGCCTCCACCAGAACAGGCAGCAGCAGACTGCCTCCGGGAAACAGCAAAA CGAAGGCAGAAGATGCAAAGAGAGTCCGGGAGTCGGGGCTGCACCTGATGCGGCGAGCGCTAGCAGTGCTCCAGATCTTTGCTGTTAGCCAGCTGGGTTGTGCCACAGGCCAGATCCCTCCAACCCTGTGGCAGAGGGGCCAGGCTGATAGAGACTACTCTCCCTTACTGAAGAGGCTGGAGGTGTCAGTGGACAGAGTGAAGCAGCTAGCCTTGAGGCACCAGCCTCACGACCATGTCATCACGTCTGCCAACCTCCAGGAGCTCTCCCTGGGAGGCAAGGATGAGCTGACCCTGGCGGTTCGGAAAGAGCTGACGGTGGCTGTAAGGGACCTGCTGGCCCATGGACTATATGCCTCCTCCCCAGGCATGAATCTCGTCATGGCCCCCATTGCTTGTTTGCTGCCAGCCTTCTCCTCGGCCCCTGAGGCCATGCACCCCTGGGAGCTCTTTGTAAAATACTACCATGCTAAGAACGGCCGTGCTTATGTGGAATCTCCAGCCAGGAAGCTCTCCCAGTCCTTTGCCCTGCCTGTTATGGGAGGCACTGTTGTGACCCCTAAACAGAGCCTACTGACAGCCATCCACATGGTGCTGACAGAACATGACCCTTTTAAGCGCAGTGCAGACTCAGAGTTGAAGGCCTTGGTGTGCATGGCACTGAATGAGCAGCGTCTGGTGTCCTGGGTAAACCTCATCTGCAAGTCAGGGTCACTCATCGAGCCTCACTACCAGCCCTGGAGCTACATGGCGCACACGGGCTTTGAGAGTGCCCTCAACCTGCTTAGTCGCCTCAGCAGCCTCAAGTTCAGCCTCCCTGTAGACCTGGCTGTGCGCCAGCTCAAGAACATCAAAGATGCCTTTTGA
- the RUNDC1 gene encoding RUN domain-containing protein 1 isoform X2 codes for MAAVEAAAEPVTVVAAVEPKVKDEEEEEEESLPPCEAVRWAPVGAVAEAGPGAAAFVEEAAAEEPSAVPGSPPDSPGRTLRRLRAERRRLDSALLALSSHFAQVQFRLRQVVRGAPAEQQRLLRELEDFAFRGCPHVLGYEGPGNAASDEGDRLPGDQPRLRGQDQSEQEKQERLETQREKQKELILQLKTQLDDLETFAYQEGSYDSLPQSVVLERQRVIIDELIKKLDMNLNEDISSLSTEELRQRVDAAVAQIVNPARVKEQLVEQLKTQIRDLEMFINFIQDEVGSPLQTGDGHCECKVGGKTGNASTRTGSSRLPPGNSKTKAEDAKRVRESGLHLMRRALAVLQIFAVSQLGCATGQIPPTLWQRGQADRDYSPLLKRLEVSVDRVKQLALRHQPHDHVITSANLQELSLGGKDELTLAVRKELTVAVRDLLAHGLYASSPGMNLVMAPIACLLPAFSSAPEAMHPWELFVKYYHAKNGRAYVESPARKLSQSFALPVMGGTVVTPKQSLLTAIHMVLTEHDPFKRSADSELKALVCMALNEQRLVSWVNLICKSGSLIEPHYQPWSYMAHTGFESALNLLSRLSSLKFSLPVDLAVRQLKNIKDAF; via the exons ATGGCGGCTGTCGAAGCGGCTGCGGAGCCGGTAACGGTGGTGGCGGCCGTTGAGCCAAAGGTGAAGGacgaagaggaggaggaagaggagtcgCTGCCACCTTGCGAGGCGGTGCGCTGGGCCCCGGTGGGGGCGGTGGCGGAGGCCGGGCCTGGGGCGGCTGCGTTTGTTGAAGAGGCGGCGGCCGAGGAGCCCAGCGCTGTCCCGGGCTCCCCGCCTGACTCGCCGGGCCGGACGCTGCGGCGGCTGCGGGCCGAGCGGCGGCGGCTGGACTCGGCGCTGCTCGCGCTGTCCTCGCACTTCGCGCAGGTGCAGTTTCGCCTGCGCCAAGTGGTCCGCGGGGCGCCGGCGGAGCAGCAGCGCCTCCTGCGCGAGCTCGAAGACTTCGCCTTCCGCGGCTGCCCTCACGTCCTGGGTTATGAGGGGCCTGGGAACGCCGCTAGCGACGAGGGCGACAGGCTGCCAGGGGACCAGCCAAGGTTGCGGGGCCAGGACCAG AGTGAGCAGGAAAAACAAGAACGTCTGGAAACCCAAAGGGAGAAGCAGAAGGAACTGATACTGCAGCTCAAGACCCAGCTAGATGACCTGGAAACGTTTGCCTATCAAGAGGGTAGTTATGACTCCCTGCCACAGTCTGTGGTCTTGGAAAGACAGCGG GTGATCATAGACGAGTTAATAAAGAAACTGGACATGAATCTGAATGAGGACATCAGTTCCCTGTCCACTGAAGAGCTTCGTCAGCGTGTGGATGCAGCAGTGGCGCAGATTGTTAACCCAGCCCGAGTCAAAGAACAGTTGGTTGAGCAGCTGAAAACTCAGATCCGAGACCTTGAGATGTTCATCAACTTCATCCAAG ATGAAGTAGGAAGCCCCTTGCAGACAGGTGATGGACACTGTGAGTGCAAGGTCGGTGGGAAGACAGGAAATGCCTCCACCAGAACAGGCAGCAGCAGACTGCCTCCGGGAAACAGCAAAA CGAAGGCAGAAGATGCAAAGAGAGTCCGGGAGTCGGGGCTGCACCTGATGCGGCGAGCGCTAGCAGTGCTCCAGATCTTTGCTGTTAGCCAGCTGGGTTGTGCCACAGGCCAGATCCCTCCAACCCTGTGGCAGAGGGGCCAGGCTGATAGAGACTACTCTCCCTTACTGAAGAGGCTGGAGGTGTCAGTGGACAGAGTGAAGCAGCTAGCCTTGAGGCACCAGCCTCACGACCATGTCATCACGTCTGCCAACCTCCAGGAGCTCTCCCTGGGAGGCAAGGATGAGCTGACCCTGGCGGTTCGGAAAGAGCTGACGGTGGCTGTAAGGGACCTGCTGGCCCATGGACTATATGCCTCCTCCCCAGGCATGAATCTCGTCATGGCCCCCATTGCTTGTTTGCTGCCAGCCTTCTCCTCGGCCCCTGAGGCCATGCACCCCTGGGAGCTCTTTGTAAAATACTACCATGCTAAGAACGGCCGTGCTTATGTGGAATCTCCAGCCAGGAAGCTCTCCCAGTCCTTTGCCCTGCCTGTTATGGGAGGCACTGTTGTGACCCCTAAACAGAGCCTACTGACAGCCATCCACATGGTGCTGACAGAACATGACCCTTTTAAGCGCAGTGCAGACTCAGAGTTGAAGGCCTTGGTGTGCATGGCACTGAATGAGCAGCGTCTGGTGTCCTGGGTAAACCTCATCTGCAAGTCAGGGTCACTCATCGAGCCTCACTACCAGCCCTGGAGCTACATGGCGCACACGGGCTTTGAGAGTGCCCTCAACCTGCTTAGTCGCCTCAGCAGCCTCAAGTTCAGCCTCCCTGTAGACCTGGCTGTGCGCCAGCTCAAGAACATCAAAGATGCCTTTTGA